A single genomic interval of Tsukamurella paurometabola harbors:
- a CDS encoding heme o synthase: MVFKGGHGTNTPDARSAAAPVPTSFAGRAGQTVLAYIALTKPKVIELLLVATIPVMLLADRGHVNLPLILSTLFGGWLGAASANTLNMVADADIDQKMKRTERRPLARHAVPVRHALIFGIVLAGASFAWLWWRANLLAAVLVLVTIAFYLFVYTMLLKRRTSQNVVWGGAAGCMPTLVGWAAATGTIEWPAIVLFLVIFFWTPPHTWALAMRYKEDYKAAGVPMLPVVAPETTVARQMVWYTWATVITTLVLIPAAGLVYAVAAALCGGWFLYAVHKLYSQTKAGQEIKPLKVFLQSNNYLAVLFCALSVDSILDYSTVWQLLGH, encoded by the coding sequence ATGGTTTTCAAGGGCGGGCACGGGACCAACACCCCTGACGCTCGCTCGGCGGCCGCGCCGGTCCCCACCTCCTTCGCGGGGCGCGCCGGCCAGACGGTGCTCGCGTACATCGCGCTGACCAAGCCCAAGGTGATCGAGCTGTTGCTCGTCGCCACCATCCCCGTGATGCTGCTGGCCGACCGGGGCCACGTGAACCTGCCGCTCATCCTGTCCACGCTGTTCGGCGGCTGGCTCGGGGCCGCGTCGGCGAACACGCTCAACATGGTCGCGGACGCCGACATCGATCAGAAGATGAAGCGCACCGAGCGCCGCCCGCTGGCGCGGCACGCGGTGCCCGTCCGGCACGCCCTGATCTTCGGCATCGTGCTGGCGGGGGCCTCCTTCGCCTGGCTGTGGTGGCGCGCCAACCTACTGGCCGCCGTGCTCGTGCTGGTCACGATCGCGTTCTACCTGTTCGTCTACACGATGCTGCTCAAGCGGCGCACCTCCCAGAACGTGGTCTGGGGCGGGGCCGCGGGCTGCATGCCCACCCTGGTGGGCTGGGCGGCCGCAACCGGCACCATCGAGTGGCCGGCGATCGTGCTCTTCCTGGTGATCTTCTTCTGGACGCCGCCGCACACCTGGGCGCTCGCGATGCGCTACAAGGAGGACTACAAGGCCGCCGGCGTGCCGATGCTGCCCGTCGTGGCGCCGGAGACCACCGTCGCGCGGCAGATGGTCTGGTACACCTGGGCCACCGTCATCACCACGCTCGTGCTGATCCCCGCCGCGGGCCTGGTGTACGCCGTCGCCGCCGCGCTGTGCGGCGGCTGGTTCCTCTACGCGGTGCACAAGCTGTACTCGCAGACCAAGGCCGGGCAGGAGATCAAGCCGCTCAAGGTCTTCCTGCAGTCGAACAACTACCTGGCCGTGCTGTTCTGCGCGCTCTCGGTGGACTCGATCCTCGACTACAGCACTGTCTGGCAGTTGCTCGGTCACTGA
- a CDS encoding maleylpyruvate isomerase family mycothiol-dependent enzyme, which yields MTAPSRDVWPLIFAERAALAEDLAALPVEQWSEQWSTPSLCAGLTVREVLAHLTAGASDNPVVWFAGALRNRFDFDANVAQRLAKRLGDGPADTLRQFRAVRTSRTKAPIPVVAMLGEIIVHGEDIRRPLGIEHAYPAGALERVAAFYAGSDLMLPSATRARGLRLRATDGAFAAGDGPEVAGTTIALVMALTGRDDYLAELIGPGLAEFASR from the coding sequence ATGACCGCCCCGTCGCGCGACGTCTGGCCGCTGATCTTCGCGGAGCGCGCCGCGCTCGCGGAGGACCTCGCCGCCCTCCCGGTCGAGCAGTGGAGCGAGCAGTGGAGCACGCCGTCGCTGTGCGCGGGCCTGACGGTGCGCGAGGTCCTCGCCCATCTGACCGCCGGGGCGTCCGACAATCCGGTCGTCTGGTTCGCCGGCGCGCTGCGCAACCGCTTCGACTTCGACGCGAACGTCGCGCAGCGACTCGCGAAGCGCCTGGGTGACGGTCCGGCGGACACCCTGCGGCAGTTCCGCGCGGTGCGGACCAGTCGGACCAAGGCGCCGATCCCCGTCGTCGCGATGCTCGGGGAGATCATCGTCCACGGCGAGGACATCCGGCGGCCGCTCGGCATCGAACACGCGTACCCGGCGGGCGCGCTCGAGCGCGTCGCGGCGTTCTACGCCGGATCGGACCTGATGCTGCCGTCGGCGACCCGGGCCCGCGGCCTGCGGCTCCGCGCGACCGACGGTGCCTTCGCCGCCGGCGACGGCCCGGAGGTGGCGGGAACCACCATCGCGCTGGTCATGGCGCTCACCGGACGCGACGACTACCTCGCCGAGCTGATCGGCCCGGGCCTGGCCGAGTTCGCCTCCCGCTGA
- a CDS encoding TetR/AcrR family transcriptional regulator, protein MSTTYHHGDLPGALVTAAVEILDEEGGANDLSLRAVARRAGVSTAAPYRHFPDRGALISSVAAVGYRELAAALTAACPAPSGRDDLADIAIAYVDFALHRTGLFRAMFAEPCGTEPDRVEAVEAIKAYLTGLIQQTLEGATADSEDTATAVWALVHGLAFLHLDGKFDASSPEEVHRRVRATVTAALGIAQA, encoded by the coding sequence ATGAGCACGACGTACCACCACGGCGACCTCCCCGGCGCGCTGGTCACGGCCGCCGTTGAGATCCTCGACGAGGAGGGCGGCGCCAACGACCTGTCGCTGCGCGCCGTGGCCCGGCGCGCCGGGGTCTCCACGGCGGCGCCCTACCGTCACTTCCCCGACCGCGGTGCGCTGATCTCCTCCGTCGCCGCGGTCGGCTACCGCGAGCTCGCGGCCGCGCTGACCGCCGCGTGCCCGGCCCCGTCCGGCCGCGACGACCTGGCCGACATCGCGATCGCCTACGTGGACTTCGCACTGCATCGCACCGGCCTGTTCCGCGCGATGTTCGCCGAGCCCTGCGGCACGGAACCCGACCGCGTCGAGGCCGTCGAGGCGATCAAGGCCTACCTGACGGGGCTCATCCAGCAGACGCTGGAGGGGGCGACGGCCGATTCCGAGGACACCGCGACGGCGGTGTGGGCGCTGGTGCACGGTCTGGCGTTCCTGCACCTCGACGGCAAGTTCGACGCCTCGTCGCCGGAGGAGGTGCACCGCCGCGTCCGCGCGACGGTCACCGCCGCGCTGGGGATCGCGCAGGCCTGA
- a CDS encoding quinone oxidoreductase family protein, protein MRAITVTEHGGPEVLTYGEVPDPVPGPGQVLVRTSAIGVNFIDTYFREGMYPTALPYVPGSEGSGAVVALGEGVTHRAVGDVVAWCDGPGSYAELVAVPADRTVVVPDGVAPEVAASVLLQGMTAHYLTHDSHPVRAGDTVLVHAGAGGTGLLVTQMATALGARVITTVSTDAKERLSRDAGAWQVLRYDEDVATRVRELTDGEGVAAVYDGVGKDTFEASLLATRHKGIVVLFGAASGPVPPFDLQRLNPLGSLFVQRPTLAHHVATAEDFGRRSGAVLDGLRDGSLRFTVGATYPLAEAARAHTDLQARRTTGSVALIP, encoded by the coding sequence ATGCGCGCGATCACGGTGACAGAACACGGCGGCCCGGAGGTCCTGACCTACGGCGAGGTTCCGGATCCGGTGCCGGGCCCCGGCCAGGTGCTGGTCCGCACCAGCGCGATCGGGGTCAACTTCATCGACACCTACTTCCGCGAGGGCATGTATCCCACCGCCCTGCCCTACGTCCCGGGCAGCGAGGGATCCGGCGCCGTCGTCGCGCTCGGCGAGGGCGTCACCCACCGCGCCGTGGGCGATGTGGTCGCCTGGTGCGACGGGCCCGGCTCGTACGCCGAGCTCGTCGCCGTGCCGGCGGACCGCACCGTCGTCGTGCCCGACGGGGTCGCGCCCGAGGTCGCGGCGTCCGTCCTCCTGCAGGGCATGACGGCCCACTACCTGACGCACGACTCGCACCCGGTCCGGGCCGGCGACACCGTCCTCGTGCACGCCGGCGCCGGCGGCACCGGCCTGCTGGTCACGCAGATGGCGACGGCGCTGGGCGCCCGCGTCATCACGACGGTGTCGACCGACGCGAAGGAACGGCTCTCGCGCGACGCGGGTGCCTGGCAGGTGCTGCGCTACGACGAGGACGTCGCCACCCGGGTGCGCGAACTGACCGACGGCGAGGGCGTGGCCGCCGTGTACGACGGCGTGGGCAAGGACACGTTCGAGGCCTCGCTGCTCGCGACCCGGCACAAGGGCATCGTCGTGCTGTTCGGTGCCGCCTCGGGCCCGGTGCCGCCGTTCGACCTGCAACGCCTCAACCCACTCGGCTCACTGTTCGTGCAGCGCCCCACCCTCGCGCACCACGTCGCGACCGCCGAGGACTTCGGGCGCCGCAGCGGCGCGGTGCTCGACGGCCTGCGCGATGGATCGCTGCGGTTCACCGTGGGCGCGACGTACCCGCTGGCGGAGGCCGCACGCGCCCACACCGACCTGCAGGCGCGCCGCACCACCGGTTCGGTCGCGCTGATCCCCTGA
- a CDS encoding dihydrofolate reductase family protein, with product MRSLVYYVAVSLDGRIAGPEGQYDFYPVDEEYSRQMNEEWGDGLPTGLHEALGITPPLTKWDTVVMGTATYRIGADMGVTDPYSHLRTIVYSRSLAPSDFPDVEVVADDPVAHMRALKQEDGGDIWLCGGGKLAATLAPEVDRLALKIYPVTAGDGIPLFAGGFAPQQWKLVSHRAFDIGVILAQYERA from the coding sequence GTGCGTTCACTCGTGTACTACGTCGCCGTCTCGCTCGACGGCCGGATCGCGGGCCCCGAGGGCCAGTACGACTTCTACCCCGTCGACGAGGAGTACTCGCGACAGATGAACGAGGAGTGGGGCGACGGCTTGCCGACGGGGCTGCACGAGGCGCTGGGCATCACGCCGCCGCTCACCAAGTGGGACACCGTCGTCATGGGCACCGCGACGTACCGGATCGGCGCCGACATGGGCGTCACCGACCCGTACTCGCACCTGCGCACGATCGTCTACTCGCGGTCGCTGGCACCGTCGGACTTCCCGGACGTCGAGGTGGTGGCCGACGACCCCGTCGCGCACATGCGCGCACTCAAACAGGAGGACGGCGGCGACATCTGGCTGTGCGGCGGCGGGAAGCTGGCCGCCACGCTCGCGCCCGAGGTCGACAGGCTGGCGCTGAAGATCTACCCGGTGACCGCGGGCGACGGGATCCCGTTGTTCGCGGGCGGGTTCGCCCCGCAGCAGTGGAAGCTGGTCTCGCACCGCGCGTTCGACATCGGCGTGATCCTGGCGCAGTACGAACGCGCCTGA
- a CDS encoding COX15/CtaA family protein, protein MIGVYQLFLRLVDRLPLPSVKAQQRFALAALLSQALIAVTGSVVRVTGSGLGCPTWPKCFDDSLLPIPQDEVPWWHQAIEFGNRQIAVWIVVTTSIAVVLAVTRARRRREILVYAWILPFSTFAQGILGGITVLTGLRWWVVGAHMLVSCAMVWIAATLYAKVGEPDDGVEIEAAPAGARRLVALSAVVMAFVLAAGVVVTAAGPHAGDRTNPKAIDRLDVSIPALSLTHGLLVALYVAILVWAAVLVVRGPSSEAVRRRLKIVFAVVAAQSLIGVVQYFTGVPALLVVLHVAGAMSVIAETAILYRLMQARVLRASDVTSDKLAA, encoded by the coding sequence ATGATCGGCGTGTACCAGCTCTTCCTGCGCCTCGTCGACCGCCTGCCGCTCCCCAGCGTGAAGGCGCAGCAACGGTTCGCGCTCGCCGCGCTGCTCTCCCAGGCGCTCATCGCCGTCACCGGCTCGGTGGTGCGCGTGACCGGCTCCGGGCTGGGCTGCCCGACGTGGCCCAAGTGCTTCGACGATTCGCTGCTGCCGATCCCGCAGGACGAGGTCCCGTGGTGGCACCAGGCCATCGAGTTCGGCAACCGGCAGATCGCGGTCTGGATCGTGGTCACCACGTCGATCGCCGTCGTGCTGGCGGTGACCCGCGCCCGGCGCCGTCGGGAGATCCTGGTCTACGCCTGGATCCTGCCGTTCTCGACCTTCGCGCAGGGCATCCTCGGCGGGATCACCGTGCTCACCGGCCTGCGCTGGTGGGTCGTCGGTGCGCACATGCTGGTCTCCTGCGCGATGGTGTGGATCGCGGCGACGCTGTACGCCAAGGTCGGCGAGCCCGACGACGGCGTCGAGATCGAGGCGGCGCCCGCGGGGGCCCGCCGGCTGGTCGCGCTCTCCGCGGTCGTCATGGCCTTCGTGCTCGCCGCGGGCGTCGTCGTCACCGCCGCCGGGCCGCACGCCGGCGACCGCACCAACCCGAAGGCGATCGACCGCCTCGACGTGTCCATCCCCGCGCTGTCGCTCACCCACGGGCTCCTGGTGGCGCTGTACGTCGCGATCCTCGTGTGGGCCGCGGTGCTCGTCGTCCGCGGACCGTCGAGCGAGGCGGTCCGGCGTCGCCTGAAGATCGTCTTCGCGGTGGTGGCGGCGCAGTCGCTCATCGGCGTCGTCCAGTACTTCACCGGCGTCCCCGCACTGCTCGTCGTGCTGCACGTGGCGGGCGCCATGTCGGTGATCGCCGAGACCGCGATCCTCTACCGGCTCATGCAGGCGCGGGTGCTGCGCGCCTCCGACGTCACGAGCGATAAGCTGGCGGCATGA
- a CDS encoding ABC transporter permease — MTRTEPRFAPGTFLPNPEAARPAAMLAAQTRMELTLLLRNGEQLLLTMFIPIALLVGFAVLPIGGDATRIDALVPAVMAVAVMSTAFTGQAIAVGFDRRYGALKRLGATPLPRWGVIGGKTLAVVLVVILQAVILGGIGLALDWRPEPVGLLLWVPILAVGVFAFASLGLLLGGTLKAEVVLALANLLWFVMGAIASLVVVREHVPDAVLVVARLSPSGALTEALTRAAVSGTPDWFGLAVLAAWGVVGSAAAVRLFRFTG, encoded by the coding sequence GTGACCCGAACCGAGCCCCGATTCGCCCCCGGCACCTTCCTGCCCAACCCCGAGGCGGCGCGCCCCGCGGCGATGCTCGCCGCGCAGACCCGCATGGAGCTCACGCTCCTGCTCCGCAACGGCGAGCAGCTGCTGCTCACCATGTTCATCCCCATCGCGCTGCTCGTCGGCTTCGCGGTGCTGCCCATCGGCGGCGACGCGACCCGCATCGACGCGCTGGTTCCCGCCGTGATGGCGGTGGCGGTGATGTCGACCGCATTCACCGGCCAGGCCATCGCCGTCGGCTTCGATCGCCGGTACGGCGCGCTCAAGCGCCTCGGGGCCACCCCGCTGCCCCGCTGGGGCGTCATCGGCGGCAAGACCCTCGCGGTGGTGCTCGTCGTCATCCTGCAGGCCGTGATCCTCGGCGGGATCGGCCTCGCGCTGGACTGGCGGCCGGAGCCCGTCGGGTTGCTGCTGTGGGTACCGATCCTCGCGGTGGGCGTGTTCGCGTTCGCCTCGCTCGGCCTGCTGCTGGGCGGCACACTCAAGGCGGAGGTCGTGCTCGCGCTGGCGAACCTGCTGTGGTTCGTCATGGGTGCGATCGCCTCGCTCGTCGTCGTGCGGGAGCACGTGCCCGACGCCGTGCTCGTCGTCGCGCGGCTGTCCCCGTCGGGTGCGCTGACCGAGGCGCTCACGCGCGCGGCGGTGTCGGGCACCCCGGACTGGTTCGGACTCGCGGTGCTCGCGGCGTGGGGCGTCGTCGGCTCCGCAGCCGCCGTGCGCCTCTTCCGCTTCACCGGTTAA
- a CDS encoding ABC transporter ATP-binding protein: MPALSATSVTKRFGDVVAVDGLDLTVERGSVLALLGPNGAGKTTTVEMCEGFGSPDTGTIEVLGLDPVADAARLKPRIGVMLQGGGAYPGAKTGEMLRLVAAYAANPLDPDWLLSTLGLTDVVNVSYRRLSGGQQQRLSLACALVGRPELVFLDEPTAGLDAQARLLVWDLVSALRRDGVTVLLTTHLLDEAEALADRVVIMDRGRAVADGTPEELTRHGAEHELRVTAPSGLDPAALAARLGTGFTATVDATDAHGSTYVVRGGEVTPAVIAEAAAHFAAHGALLTDLRVGTRTLQDVFLDLTGRDLRG, from the coding sequence GTGCCCGCACTGTCCGCGACCTCCGTCACCAAGCGATTCGGCGACGTCGTCGCCGTCGACGGACTCGACCTGACCGTGGAGCGCGGCAGCGTTCTCGCCCTGCTCGGCCCCAACGGCGCCGGCAAGACCACCACCGTCGAGATGTGCGAGGGGTTCGGCTCCCCCGACACCGGCACCATCGAGGTGCTCGGCCTCGACCCGGTGGCCGACGCGGCGCGCCTGAAGCCGCGGATCGGCGTCATGCTGCAGGGCGGAGGCGCCTACCCCGGCGCGAAGACCGGCGAGATGCTGCGCCTGGTGGCCGCCTACGCCGCGAACCCCCTCGACCCCGACTGGCTCCTCTCCACGCTGGGTCTCACCGACGTCGTGAACGTCAGCTACCGCCGGCTCTCCGGTGGGCAGCAGCAGCGGCTCTCCCTGGCCTGCGCGCTCGTCGGGCGCCCGGAGCTGGTGTTCCTCGACGAGCCGACGGCCGGCCTGGACGCCCAGGCGCGACTGCTCGTCTGGGACCTCGTCTCCGCGCTGCGCCGCGACGGCGTCACCGTGCTGCTCACCACCCACCTGCTCGACGAGGCGGAGGCCCTCGCCGACCGCGTCGTCATCATGGATCGCGGCCGCGCGGTGGCGGACGGTACTCCGGAGGAGCTCACGCGCCACGGCGCGGAGCACGAGTTGCGGGTGACGGCACCGTCGGGTCTGGACCCCGCGGCCCTGGCCGCCCGGCTCGGCACGGGCTTCACGGCGACGGTGGACGCGACCGACGCGCACGGCTCCACCTACGTCGTCCGGGGCGGCGAGGTGACTCCCGCCGTGATCGCGGAGGCGGCCGCGCACTTCGCCGCGCACGGCGCCCTGCTGACGGACCTGCGGGTGGGCACGCGGACCCTGCAGGACGTCTTCCTGGACCTGACCGGCCGCGACCTGAGGGGATGA
- the mptB gene encoding polyprenol phosphomannose-dependent alpha 1,6 mannosyltransferase MptB — translation MRATPSLPAPVRTFADYLGLTKPGGAPSGIAANGPGGTVNRLHTDEQQYPDLNAQEKRTVRTIATFGGVGAVLIAFGALGVGSFPVVQNPIAGRRLIGLMFRMQSTALTVTMVGTAMLMIAWVLLRRYTIGYLNPNAHAEPAPPRRLTRRGFDRILALWVLPFLFAPPMFSKDVYSYLAQSEITARGLDPYKIGPAAALGIDHVFTRSVPNIWRDTPAPYGPLFLYLGRGITWLTGENVVAGVVLHRVLALAGVAMIVWALPRLARRCGVNEVAALWLGAANPLVIFHLIAGIHNEALMLGMMLVGMEWALRAIDSGHPFLDGFTPTRTGGLLTAGAAMIALSGLIKITSVLALGFIGMALARRLGGSFPNIGGRLRDWRTALAEWRPNAGRTLVALATSAGFLVVVLVIVVVAVCQTTGLGYGWLDAGTLGTANKVRSWLSIPTVLGLGTGQVGVLLGLGDHTTAILAITRPIAAALAAVIVLRMLIATLSGRIHPVGSLGISMAALVLLFPVVQPWYLLWAIVPLAAWATAPGFRLAAVIVSSVISVMLMPNGGEIEPYVIAKAGMSTVVIVALAVYLAFELPRHRERRRRSGRVV, via the coding sequence GTGCGCGCTACCCCTTCTCTCCCCGCTCCCGTGCGCACGTTCGCGGATTACCTCGGCCTGACCAAGCCCGGAGGGGCACCGTCGGGCATCGCGGCGAACGGCCCCGGCGGCACCGTGAACCGGCTGCACACCGACGAGCAGCAGTACCCGGACCTCAACGCGCAGGAGAAGCGGACGGTCCGCACGATCGCGACCTTCGGCGGCGTCGGCGCCGTGCTCATCGCCTTCGGCGCGCTGGGCGTGGGCTCCTTCCCCGTGGTGCAGAACCCGATCGCCGGGCGCCGGCTGATCGGCCTCATGTTCCGCATGCAGTCCACGGCCCTCACAGTGACCATGGTCGGCACCGCGATGCTGATGATCGCGTGGGTGCTGCTGCGCCGGTACACCATCGGCTACCTCAACCCGAACGCGCACGCCGAGCCCGCCCCGCCGCGGCGGCTGACCCGCCGCGGCTTCGACCGGATCCTCGCGCTGTGGGTGCTGCCCTTCCTGTTCGCACCGCCGATGTTCAGCAAGGACGTCTACTCGTATCTGGCGCAGTCGGAGATCACCGCGCGCGGGCTGGACCCGTACAAGATCGGGCCGGCCGCAGCACTCGGCATCGATCACGTCTTCACGCGCTCGGTGCCCAACATCTGGCGCGACACCCCGGCGCCGTACGGACCGCTGTTCCTCTACCTCGGCCGCGGTATCACGTGGCTGACCGGCGAGAACGTCGTGGCCGGGGTGGTGCTGCACCGCGTGCTCGCCCTGGCCGGCGTGGCGATGATCGTGTGGGCGCTCCCCCGGCTCGCCCGCCGCTGCGGCGTCAACGAGGTGGCCGCGCTGTGGCTCGGCGCCGCGAATCCGCTGGTCATCTTCCACCTCATCGCGGGCATCCACAACGAAGCGCTCATGCTCGGCATGATGCTCGTCGGCATGGAGTGGGCGTTGCGCGCCATCGACTCGGGGCACCCGTTCCTCGACGGATTCACCCCCACCCGCACGGGCGGACTCCTCACCGCCGGGGCCGCCATGATCGCGCTCTCCGGCCTCATCAAGATCACCTCGGTGCTCGCACTCGGCTTCATCGGCATGGCGCTCGCCCGGCGCCTGGGTGGCAGCTTCCCCAACATCGGCGGCCGCCTGCGCGACTGGCGCACCGCGCTCGCCGAATGGCGGCCGAACGCGGGACGCACCCTCGTCGCGCTCGCGACGTCCGCGGGCTTCCTCGTGGTCGTGCTGGTCATCGTGGTCGTCGCGGTGTGCCAGACGACGGGTCTCGGCTACGGCTGGCTCGACGCCGGCACCCTCGGCACCGCCAACAAGGTCCGGTCCTGGCTCTCCATCCCGACGGTGCTGGGCCTCGGCACCGGGCAGGTCGGCGTACTCCTGGGCCTCGGCGACCACACCACGGCGATCCTCGCCATCACCCGGCCGATCGCCGCCGCCCTCGCCGCCGTGATCGTGCTGCGCATGCTCATCGCCACGCTGTCCGGCCGGATCCACCCCGTCGGCTCGCTCGGCATCTCGATGGCGGCACTGGTGCTGCTGTTCCCGGTCGTGCAACCCTGGTACCTGCTGTGGGCGATCGTGCCGCTGGCCGCCTGGGCCACCGCGCCCGGATTCCGGCTGGCCGCCGTCATCGTCTCGAGCGTGATCTCGGTGATGCTCATGCCCAACGGCGGCGAGATCGAGCCCTACGTGATCGCCAAAGCCGGGATGTCGACCGTCGTGATCGTCGCGCTCGCCGTCTACCTGGCCTTCGAGCTGCCGCGCCACCGCGAACGGCGGCGGCGGAGCGGCCGAGTAGTCTGA
- a CDS encoding helix-turn-helix transcriptional regulator yields MKYEQHEAHASTAQRDGDTRDAVVGLLMNRGQATAADIGEALGITTTAVRRHLDNLLEAGDVTVAPPSGLGGRGRGRPAKEFLLTPSGRRRLGQGYDALAVDALRALREVGGEEAVRTFARRRAEQAIGTISPTESADPVDGARRIAASLSDAGFSADAREVGNGVQICQHHCPVSEVASEFPELCEAEISAIEQALGTHVQRLATIANGDRACTTHVPLERVVPRATPAKELR; encoded by the coding sequence GTGAAATACGAGCAGCACGAGGCGCACGCCTCAACGGCCCAGCGTGACGGGGACACCCGCGACGCCGTGGTCGGGCTGCTCATGAACCGGGGCCAGGCCACCGCGGCCGATATCGGCGAGGCCCTGGGGATCACGACGACCGCCGTGCGCCGCCACCTCGACAATCTGCTCGAGGCGGGGGACGTGACGGTCGCGCCACCGTCGGGCCTGGGCGGCCGGGGGCGGGGACGTCCCGCGAAGGAGTTCCTGCTCACGCCCTCCGGGCGGCGGCGCCTCGGCCAGGGCTACGACGCCCTGGCGGTCGACGCCCTCCGCGCCCTGCGCGAGGTCGGCGGCGAGGAGGCGGTGCGCACCTTCGCGCGGCGCCGGGCCGAGCAGGCCATCGGCACCATCAGCCCCACCGAGTCCGCGGACCCGGTGGACGGTGCCCGTAGGATCGCGGCGTCGCTCTCGGACGCCGGATTCTCCGCCGATGCCCGAGAAGTGGGCAACGGCGTCCAGATCTGCCAACACCACTGCCCGGTGTCGGAGGTCGCATCCGAGTTCCCCGAATTGTGCGAGGCCGAAATTTCGGCGATCGAACAGGCGTTGGGAACTCATGTACAGCGTTTGGCCACCATCGCCAATGGTGACCGCGCCTGCACCACCCACGTGCCCCTCGAGCGCGTGGTACCGCGAGCAACACCCGCTAAGGAGCTTCGATGA
- the sufB gene encoding Fe-S cluster assembly protein SufB: protein MTTVENGPLSQEETIASLGTYGYGWHDSDAAGASAQRGLSEAVVADISAKKNESEWMLQQRLKALSIFEKKPMPTWGSDLDGIDFDNIKYFVRSSEKQAESWEDLPEDIKNTYDKLGIPEAEKQRLVAGVAAQYESEVVYHSIRQDLEEKGVIFMDTDTGLREHPELFEEYFGSVIPAGDNKFSALNTAVWSGGSFIYVPKGVHVDIPLQAYFRINTENMGQFERTLIIVDEDAYVHYVEGCTAPIYKSDSLHSAVVEIIVKKGGRCRYTTIQNWSNNVYNLVTKRAKAEAGATMEWIDGNIGSKVTMKYPAVWMMGEHAKGEVLSVAFAGEGQHQDTGSKMVHFAPNTSSNIVSKSVARGGGRASYRGLIQINKGAHGSRSTVKCDALLVDTISRSDTYPYVDIREDDVTMGHEATVSKVSDDQLFYLMSRGLTEDEAMAMVVRGFVEPIAKELPMEYALELNRLIELQMEGSVG from the coding sequence ATGACAACGGTCGAGAACGGCCCGCTGTCCCAGGAGGAGACGATCGCCTCCCTGGGCACCTACGGCTACGGCTGGCACGACTCCGACGCCGCCGGCGCGTCGGCCCAGCGCGGACTCTCCGAGGCCGTGGTCGCGGACATCTCTGCGAAGAAGAACGAGTCCGAGTGGATGCTGCAGCAGCGCCTCAAGGCCCTCAGCATCTTCGAGAAGAAGCCGATGCCCACCTGGGGCAGCGACCTCGACGGCATCGACTTCGACAACATCAAGTACTTCGTGCGCTCGTCCGAGAAGCAGGCCGAGAGCTGGGAGGACCTGCCCGAGGACATCAAGAACACGTACGACAAGCTCGGCATCCCCGAGGCGGAGAAGCAGCGCCTCGTCGCGGGCGTCGCCGCGCAGTACGAGTCCGAGGTCGTCTACCACTCGATCCGCCAGGACCTGGAGGAGAAGGGTGTCATCTTCATGGACACCGACACCGGGCTGCGTGAGCACCCGGAGCTCTTCGAGGAGTACTTCGGCTCGGTGATCCCCGCGGGCGACAACAAGTTCTCCGCGCTGAACACCGCCGTGTGGTCGGGCGGTTCGTTCATCTACGTGCCCAAGGGCGTCCACGTGGACATCCCGCTCCAGGCCTACTTCCGGATCAACACCGAGAACATGGGCCAGTTCGAGCGCACCCTGATCATCGTCGACGAGGACGCCTACGTGCACTACGTCGAGGGCTGCACCGCGCCGATCTACAAGTCGGACTCGCTGCACTCCGCGGTCGTCGAGATCATCGTCAAGAAGGGCGGCCGCTGCCGCTACACGACCATCCAGAACTGGTCGAACAACGTCTACAACCTGGTCACCAAGCGGGCCAAGGCCGAGGCCGGCGCCACCATGGAGTGGATCGACGGCAACATCGGCTCCAAGGTCACGATGAAGTACCCGGCCGTGTGGATGATGGGCGAGCACGCCAAGGGCGAGGTGCTCTCCGTGGCGTTCGCCGGCGAGGGCCAGCACCAGGACACCGGCTCGAAGATGGTGCACTTCGCGCCGAACACGTCGAGCAACATCGTCAGCAAGTCGGTCGCCCGTGGCGGCGGCCGGGCCAGCTACCGCGGCCTGATCCAGATCAACAAGGGCGCGCACGGCAGCCGGTCCACTGTGAAGTGCGACGCGCTGCTGGTGGACACGATCTCCCGGTCGGACACGTATCCGTACGTCGACATCCGCGAGGACGACGTGACGATGGGCCACGAGGCCACCGTCTCGAAGGTCTCCGACGACCAGCTCTTCTACCTGATGAGCCGCGGTCTCACCGAGGACGAGGCCATGGCGATGGTGGTGCGCGGCTTCGTCGAGCCCATCGCCAAGGAACTGCCGATGGAGTACGCGCTCGAGCTGAACCGCCTGATCGAGCTGCAGATGGAAGGGTCCGTGGGCTGA